A genomic region of Eucalyptus grandis isolate ANBG69807.140 chromosome 5, ASM1654582v1, whole genome shotgun sequence contains the following coding sequences:
- the LOC104443734 gene encoding protein cornichon homolog 4 → MEDLFGWLVSFFAVVALIVVVIYQLMCLADLEFDYINPYDSASRINAVILPEFIGQGVLLLFYVLTRHWVMALLCVPYLYYNVTLYNQKKHLVDVTEIYNMLKWEKKKRLFKLGYLVLLLFLSLFWLIYSALDDHEE, encoded by the exons ATGGAGGATCTGTTCGGGTGGCTGGTCTCCTTCTTCGCCGTCGTCGCCctcatcgtcgtcgtcatctACCAG CTCATGTGCTTGGCCGATCTGGAGTTCGATTACATAAACCCTTATGATTCTGCATCACGGATTAATGCAGTGATCTTACCGGAGTTTATCGGACAGGGAGTCTTGTTGCTGTTTTATGTCTTGACAAGACATTGGGTTATGGCCCTCTTGTGTGTGCCATACCTCTATTACAATGTGACGCT GTACAATCAGAAAAAGCACTTGGTAGATGTTACTGAGATATACAACATGCTCAagtgggaaaagaagaaaaggctcTTTAAGCTGGGCTATCTAGTATTGTTGCTCTTCCTCTCCTTATTTTG GTTGATCTATAGCGCACTGGACGATCACGAAGAATGA